Proteins encoded within one genomic window of Brassica rapa cultivar Chiifu-401-42 chromosome A09, CAAS_Brap_v3.01, whole genome shotgun sequence:
- the LOC103862680 gene encoding uncharacterized protein LOC103862680 translates to MSKIANRDYAALNLSGDNYLQWALDTRISLKSKRLGDTITEDNNENENNRYRAISFMRHHLIEGLKDQYMTIENPLDLWNALKHRYDHQKMVLLPKARHDWMHLRFLDFKSVDEYNSALFKIVSILRLCGEEVSDVMMLEKTYTTFHKSNSVLQELYKTKGFATYTDLISCLLLAEANNELLMKNSEARPVGTAPLPEAHEVEKKDPKESYYAQDNRRPHGNGRGGYKRCGRDYPNGRDNYSTGRKGNHNNRGRGSNYGRVRGSYGRGRGGISKPS, encoded by the coding sequence ATGTCGAAAATAGCAAACAGAGACTACGCAGCCCTTAATCTCTCTGGAGACAATTACTTACAGTGGGCGCTAGATACAAGGATCAGTTTAAAGTCTAAGAGACTTGGTGATACGATCACCGAGGACAACAATGAGAATGAAAATAATCGATACAGGGCCATAAGCTTTATGCGCCATCATCTCATTGAAGGTCTGAAAGATCAGTACATGACAATTGAAAATCCACTAGACCTTTGGAATGCTTTAAAGCATAGATATGATCACCAAAAGATGGTGTTACTTCCAAAGGCTAGGCACGACTGGATGCATCTAAGATTCTTAGACTTCAAGTCCGTGGATGAGTAtaattcagccttgttcaaaaTAGTTTCAATACTAAGGCTTTGTGGTGAAGAAGTATCCGATGTGATGATGCTTGAAAAGACCTACACTACTTTCCATAAGTCGAATTCAGTATTGCAAGAGCTGTATAAAACAAAAGGTTTTGCCACATATACTGATCTGATCTCGTGTCTACTTTTGGCCGAGGCAAACAATGAGCTCCTCATGAAGAACAGTGAAGCCAGACCTGTCGGGACAGCACCATTACCCGAAGCCCATGAGGTTGAAAAGAAAGATCCCAAAGAGAGCTACTACGCCCAAGACAACAGGAGACCACACGGCAATGGCCGTGGTGGATACAAGAGGTGTGGGCGTGACTACCCGAATGGCCGAGACAACTACTCGACCGGCCGAAAAGGAAACCACAATAACCGTGGTCGTGGTTCCAATTACGGCCGGGTCCGAGGCAGTTATGGCCGCGGACGAGGCGGCATATCTAAGCCGTCTTAA
- the LOC117127682 gene encoding uncharacterized protein LOC117127682, protein MRATRALQINVIMGGSPPCGDSVRAVKDYKRQATTSKKWPSPVENDHQITFSALDTKGVHMPHNDPLLVDLDIGECLVAKVLIDTGSSVDQIFRDTLDKMGVDLRDMKPSSRTLTGFNGASEQMIGTIRLPVYAGGTTRTVKFSVIRAKAPYNAILGTPWLHSMKAVPLTYHQCVKFPGKDGKTQTIRGDQQAARELLIATVKMQQQTSLVNSVGKPLHKIYPQKEEVREVAIDESYPTKLIRVGVYLSDDICSRIISFIKENASTFAWKTSDMKGIDPAVTSHELHVDPTFKPIRQKRRKLGPERSKAVNEEVDRLLDAGFITEVRYPEWLANPVVVKKKNGKWRICVDFTDLNKACPKDSYPLPHIDRLVESTAGNEFLTFMDAFSGYNQILMHPDDREKTAFITDRGTYCYQVMPFGLKNARATYQRLVNRMFADQLGNTMEVYIDDMLVKSLKADDHLNNLRDCFKILNDYGMKLNPAKCTFGVTSGEFLGYIVTQRGIEANPKQISAILDLPSPKNSREVQRLTGRIAALNRFISRSTDKCLPFYELLRGNKRFVWDEKCEDAFNQLKHYLTTPPPPQYYQSQKPATHCLST, encoded by the coding sequence ATGCGAGCTACCCGAGCCCTGCAAATTAACGTCATAATGGGCGGATCACCACCTTGCGGAGACTCAGTTCGAGCCGTCAAAGATTATAAACGTCAAGCAACCACCTCTAAGAAGTGGCCCTCTCCAGTCGAAAATGATCACCAGATCACTTTTTCGGCACTAGACACCAAGGGTGTCCACATGCCACATAACGATCCTCTCCTCGTCGACCTTGATATCGGTGAATGCCTAGTCGCAAAAGTCCTTATCGATACCGGTAGCTCGGTCGATCAAATTTTCCGCGACACACTCGACAAAATGGGAGTTGATTTAAGGGATATGAAGCCTTCCTCTCGCACGCTCACCGGCTTCAACGGAGCCTCGGAGCAAATGATCGGGACAATTCGTCTTCCAGTATACGCAGGTGGTACAACCCGCACCGTCAAGTTCTCCGTCATCCGCGCCAAAGCACCCTATAATGCCATACTCGGAACACCATGGCTGCATTCCATGAAAGCCGTCCCTTTGACTTATCATCAATGCGTCAAGTTTCCCGGAAAAGACGGCAAAACACAGACGATTCGGGGAGATCAACAGGCCGCGAGAGAACTGCTGATCGCTACTGTAAAAATGCAACAACAAACTTCCCTCGTCAACTCCGTCGGCAAACCGCTCCACAAGATCTACCCCCAGAAGGAAGAAGTTCGCGAAGTCGCAATCGACGAGTCCTATCCAACAAAACTCATCCGAGTTGGCGTATACCTGTCCGACGATATATGTTCAAGGATCATCTCTTTCATCAAAGAGAACGCCTCGACGTTCGCCTGGAAGACCTCCGACATGAAGGGAATCGACCCCGCAGTTACTTCCCACGAACTGCACgtcgacccaacattcaaacccatCCGACAGAAGCGACGGAAACTCGGGCCAGAACGATCTAAAGCTGTAAACGAAGAAGTCGATAGGCTCCTCGACGCGGGTTTCATTACCGAAGTCCGATACCCCGAGTGGTTGGCTAACCCTGTTGTCGTCAAGAAGAAAAACGGCAAATGGCGCATATGCGTCGATTTCACGGACCTCAACAAGGCATGCCCAAAGGACAGTTACCCACTTCCTCATATCGATCGCCTCGTCGAATCAACTGCTGGTAACGAATTCCTAACcttcatggacgctttctcGGGATACAACCAGATCTTGATGCATCCCGACGATCGCGAGAAGACAGCATTCATCACAGACAGAGGGACTTACTGCTACCAGGTGATGCCCTTCGGGCTAAAGAACGCCAGGGCGACTTATCAACGACTCGTCAACCGAATGTTCGCTGATCAGCTTGGCAACACCATGGAAGTGTACATCGACGACATGTTAGTCAAATCGCTCAAGGCCGACGATCACCTAAACAACTTACGCGACTGCTTCAAGATCTTGAACGACTATGGGATGAAGCTCAACCCGGCCAAGTGTACCTTCGGTGTCACTTcgggagaattcctcggctacatTGTCACTCAGCGAGGAATCGAAGCTAACCCCAAGCAGATCTCGGCGATCCTCGACCTTCCAAGCCCGAAGAACAGCCGCGAAGTACAGCGACTAACGGGACGCATAGCAGCTCTCAACAGGTTCATCTCGCGATCAACCGATAAGTGTCTTCCCTTCTACGAGCTACTAAGGGGCAACAAGAGGTTCGTCTGGGACGAAAAATGCGAGGATGCGTTCAATCAACTCAAGCATTACCTcacaacccccccccccccccagtaCTATCAAAGCCAGAAGCCGGCGACACATTGTCTCTCTACATAG